In Spiroplasma chinense, the DNA window AATATAAGCCAAGAATTGAAGAGAAGATAACAGAGAGAAATAAATTAAAAAAAGGTTTAGATAAAATAACTTTATTTTCAGTTCTTACAATTAGCCTTGTTGTTTTGATTGCTGGAGCATTGTGCTTGGATTACTTGGTTTATATTCCTAAAACCAATGGTGGAATTAAATATGATTTTGGTTTAAAAGAATCAATATTTGCAGTATCAGTTTCTGGAATTTTAATTATCCTTTTAGGTGTGGTAGCTTATAGGTTGTTGAATGATAGTGAAAAAGTTTTAATGGCAGAAAGAAATCAAAATAGTTTCAAAACCGGAGTTGGTATAGGTTTTTTTACAAACTTTTTCGACACAATTGGAATTGGTTCTTTTGCACCAACCATAGTACTTTTAAGACTTTTTAAAGGATATAAAGAAGATAAAAGAATTCCTGGAATTTTAAATGCAGGTCATACTATTCCAGTTATTTTACAAGCAATTATTTTTGTTATTGCAATTAAAGTTGATATTTATACACTAATAACTTTAACTGCAACTACAGTTGTTGGTGGATATATTGGTGCATCACTTGCAAATAAGGTTAATGGTAAATCTATTAAATTAATCATGGGAATAGTTTTATTTGTTACAGCTATTTTTATGATACTATCTCATCCAATGATCGGTGTTTTTGAAGGTGTTGGAAAAGCTAAGGGTCTTTCATTTGATGGATGAAAAATATATGTAACAGCGTTTATATTTTTAATTTTAGGATTATTAATAAGTTTTGGAATTGGTCTTTATGCTCCGGCAATGGCTGTAATTACTTTGATGGGAATGGATGTAACTGTAGCATTTCCAATTATGATGACAAGTACAGCATTTGTTATGCCTGTAGGAACTCTAAAATTTATGAAGGACAAAAATTATGAACCTAAAGTTTCTGTTGGAATAACAACGGGGGGAATTTTTGGGGTAT includes these proteins:
- a CDS encoding sulfite exporter TauE/SafE family protein; this encodes MRDIQLSDKQSLLFEEIINKDNEVENLCNEYQLLKENYNQISNELKQRILQEKEELKNSEISKVDKDRHLQEISKSYNVERTKLVYDMDRKFDSIENHYKELSILKKQKDTRIVLKLIKNEIREIKKNLKEELKQIKGNEQDKIKRNETITEIKTKYKPRIEEKITERNKLKKGLDKITLFSVLTISLVVLIAGALCLDYLVYIPKTNGGIKYDFGLKESIFAVSVSGILIILLGVVAYRLLNDSEKVLMAERNQNSFKTGVGIGFFTNFFDTIGIGSFAPTIVLLRLFKGYKEDKRIPGILNAGHTIPVILQAIIFVIAIKVDIYTLITLTATTVVGGYIGASLANKVNGKSIKLIMGIVLFVTAIFMILSHPMIGVFEGVGKAKGLSFDGWKIYVTAFIFLILGLLISFGIGLYAPAMAVITLMGMDVTVAFPIMMTSTAFVMPVGTLKFMKDKNYEPKVSVGITTGGIFGVFTAFVIVFVGFSGHTQFVNYLLFLVIAVIFYASISILYDFFKGKKIE